The following are encoded together in the Ketobacter sp. MCCC 1A13808 genome:
- a CDS encoding class I SAM-dependent DNA methyltransferase, with protein sequence MVFTPRHIIDAMIALIDPQPSDVIGDPACGTAGFLARTMEYLNRVHSSEAGTFQDEDGNTHYSGDLLEPYRDHINKQMFWGFDFDTTMLRVSSMNMMLHGVNGANILYQDSLNKSVKEHYPQQEQDYFDVILANPPFKGSLDEANTNPDVLGIVKTKKTELLFVAHILRALKLGGRAAVIVPDGVLFGSSKAHQQLRKELLVDNQLEGIISLPSGVFKPYAGVSTAILMFTKGGSTERVWFYDLQADGYSLDDKRTPLKGDGNNDLPDAITKWKQYRELVLANASSDDIEKHFGDKTKKAFVVDASLIADNKYDLSINRYKEVVYEEEQYEDPKVILKKLQALEKEIMADLDELEGML encoded by the coding sequence ATTGTTTTTACACCCCGGCACATCATCGACGCCATGATTGCACTGATCGACCCCCAGCCCAGCGACGTGATCGGCGATCCCGCCTGTGGCACCGCCGGCTTTCTGGCCCGCACCATGGAATACCTCAACCGGGTTCACTCCAGCGAGGCGGGCACCTTTCAGGATGAAGACGGCAACACCCACTACAGTGGCGACCTGCTGGAACCCTACCGCGACCACATCAACAAACAGATGTTCTGGGGCTTCGACTTCGACACCACCATGCTGCGGGTCAGCAGCATGAACATGATGCTGCACGGCGTTAACGGCGCCAACATCCTCTATCAGGACAGCCTCAACAAATCCGTCAAGGAACACTACCCGCAACAGGAACAGGATTACTTCGACGTCATCCTGGCCAATCCCCCCTTCAAGGGCAGCCTGGATGAAGCCAACACCAACCCCGACGTGCTAGGCATCGTCAAAACCAAAAAAACCGAACTGCTGTTTGTGGCCCACATTCTGCGCGCCCTCAAACTGGGTGGCCGTGCCGCCGTGATCGTGCCCGACGGTGTGCTGTTCGGCTCCAGCAAGGCCCACCAGCAACTGCGCAAGGAACTGTTGGTAGACAACCAACTGGAAGGCATCATCAGCCTGCCCAGCGGTGTATTCAAACCCTATGCCGGAGTCAGCACCGCCATCCTCATGTTCACCAAAGGCGGCAGCACCGAACGCGTTTGGTTCTACGACCTGCAAGCCGATGGCTACAGCCTGGACGACAAGCGCACTCCATTAAAAGGCGATGGCAACAACGACCTGCCCGACGCCATCACCAAATGGAAACAATACCGTGAACTGGTATTGGCCAATGCCAGCAGCGACGATATCGAAAAGCACTTTGGCGATAAAACCAAAAAAGCGTTTGTGGTGGACGCCAGCCTCATTGCCGACAACAAGTACGATCTTTCCATCAACCGCTATAAAGAAGTGGTGTATGAGGAAGAGCAGTATGAAGACCCGAAAGTGATCCTGAAAAAACTGCAAGCTCTGGAAAAAGAGATTATGGCGGATCTGGACGAGTTGGAGGGGATGTTGTGA
- a CDS encoding DUF6262 family protein, with the protein MSEDTRKILIEALFELVGEGKKVNIKSVADRAGLSHSVIYNRYPDLKCIIKDEQTKQSERSQRDKDRAELEKLKNKLSSAKRKSQKLQQEQESEVPALLAHIQQVYSMYDQLAEEHVEALNKLRDNQTNVKY; encoded by the coding sequence ATGAGTGAAGATACCAGAAAAATCCTAATAGAAGCCTTATTTGAACTGGTTGGCGAAGGTAAAAAGGTAAACATTAAGTCAGTTGCTGACAGAGCGGGATTAAGTCATTCCGTTATTTATAACCGTTATCCAGATTTGAAGTGCATAATTAAAGACGAGCAGACAAAGCAATCTGAACGGTCGCAACGTGATAAGGATAGAGCAGAGCTAGAAAAGCTAAAAAACAAACTATCGTCAGCTAAAAGAAAGTCTCAGAAGCTTCAACAGGAGCAAGAAAGCGAGGTTCCTGCTTTACTGGCCCATATTCAACAAGTCTATTCAATGTACGACCAATTGGCTGAAGAGCATGTCGAGGCTCTGAATAAATTGCGTGACAATCAAACGAATGTCAAATATTAA